aaacctgGTTTTTATTGTAGAGCTGGGCCAACCTGGTCTCCAGCTCCCCCAGTGTGAGGCTCTGGACCGCATTCCTGTCGTTCTCAGCAATGACTGCCCAAGACTTCCAAGACTCCGTGTGGATGGTgtccaccttgcagcaggcagCCGACCAGATGTAGCTGGGTTTATTAACCCTCCCGTTGGCAATATAGTTGTTCCCAGGCACAGCGCCCACGACAACGTAGGTGGTGTTACAGCCCCTGGTCATGCTCATCATTGTTTTCTGCTCATATATTTTCCAGGCACCTTCGTTGAGTTTCTCATCCTGGGGCACTATGTTGGTGAGGGTGAAGGTAGCCGTCCTGCTACTGAAGTTGGGTTGATGGCTGCTGGGATTCAAATGGCCACGGCTCAAACCCATCAGGTTCTTGTAGTCTTGGAGGATAGCCTGGCTCTCTCTGAGTTGCTCTAAGGTGACATTAAACTCTTCTAAGAGGGTTCTCtcatttttcatgtctttgGGATATTCTAGACCTATCAGCTGGACAgataaagaagaggaaaaggtgtTAGGATTGGGGATGGGAGTAATGGAGCACGTTTCCCTGGAGCAGAAGTCTCTGCAGGCCAAACACCCAATTTTGTCATCTCAGTGGATGAATATACATGAATCAGAGAGAAATCATAAAGCTAACCCTCCCCGACAAACACAAGAgatcaaaaaacaaaaaaagctcaGATTTTGACTGCTCTCAATTTGACTTGTGACCTTTGAAATccagcctgcagcctgcagTGGGAGTGTGGGTGGATGCATGAGACAATGAGCATTTTCCACTCCCAGGTTTGAAAGGTGACTGGTGAGACATCTCCCCTGCCACATCTggttccctttcctcccttctccacaTCCCACATCTGCCCAGGGCTCTCCTCAGTTCCTCCCACCCCCATTAATCACATCCAACCTTCATCACCTACATCTAATCATGCTATCACCAGTCCTGGCCTTTTTGCCCTTCAGCCCCATTTCCACAAGAGCTTTCTTAGTCTCTATGAAAGGTTTTCAGGCCTTTTTTATATTCAATCTGTCAACAACCTAGTGTTTTAAAGCTTAGGGAAAACAAGCACACAGATATCCTGTTTGAAGTTTGGGTGTCTTAGGGAGTCCTTGAAGGTGGACAGCATGGGCAGAGGATGAGCAGAAGACCCATTGAGCCCACAGGACTATGAGGAGGACTCAGACCCTTctgctcttctcctgctttgctaCTTACTTGGGAAGAAGTATGTGTGGTTGGTGCAGGTGTATCACACTCCTGAAACACCAGTGTTTGCCTCCTCTAACCCCATACACAGAGAGATGTGCTGGGAAACTGATCCTAGAGGTAAGGTTTCCCTGGGAGAGCTATAGTTCATTTCCAGGATGAATCTTTTTTGCTCGGTAAGGAAAAATACCTCAGTGCAAGTGGGATCTGCTACTGCAGTGATAATAATGGGTCTCAGAGCCGATGCGTGCCAGGGAGCACAGATGTGTTCCTTCTGCAGCATCACTGAAAGTAAGTTAGAAATTATCAGCCTCTTAAGGGAGCTCATAATCCCCAGAGAGACCTGTGGAACCTGAATACTGCAAAATGATCTCTGAAGAAAGTTAGCAAAATCACAGATTTCACAGATGGCCTCAGTCCATGGTCCAGGAGGAAGAGTTTTTATCCCCTCTAAATTTGGAGGCAGTGGTGCAACACCAGATTAGTTGCTTGAGTGCCTATGTGTAACAAgtacaaatgcttttttttcacaACTGTAACACCTTTCTTTTCGTATTTAGGGAAACATATTTAGCCTTCCTCCGGAACAGGGCATATGGCTTTCTTCTGTGGTTCATTTTCACCTAAATTCCCTACTGCTACTGCGTCCCTAGCAATGACCTGAATTTCCTCTTCTTCTGTTCCATAATTTGCTCAGCCTATTTTACTGAAGGTTTGAAGTTTGCCAGAAGGCTGTTTGGGAGGCCTCTGTAGTTTGTAGAGATCTGTGTGTCTGGTGGATCCTTTTGAACCAAGCGTAAGGCAATGGTGCTAAGGGGCAACTGCAGGTGGATGGAGATCGTGCACTTCTGACTTGACTGATACGGACCCTACTCAGTTCTCACTGCCTGAAATATCACTCAATAAATTTACCGCGTTAACCCAACCTTCTCACCGCTGAGTGCCTGTACCTGGACTTTATCACTGGGTCATCTCACCCAGTTCTGAGTTTCTCTGCGTTTCTCTCATGCCACTTACAAAGCCAAAGAGACTCGTAACTGGGAGCAAATAAGCTATGTCAGGGATGCAAAACAGCTCAGGGTGAAGTGATCagagcccagcacagctggTCCCTCAAATTTAGCTGCTCTTGGATGTCTTTTCTCCATGGTTTGGTCCCCCACTGCAGCATGGGACAGGGAGGGTGGTCGTTTGACTTAGTGTAATGTAAATTAATGTAATGTAAATTAGTGTAATGTACTATAATTTGATTTAATGTTCCTGTAAGGTCAATGTGGAAAAATGGGCGCTTTAGGATATGACTCATCTCATCCTCCTGCTGATGTCTCAAATGCATCAGAGGAATCATGTGGCGAAGGTGTTTAAAGTTAGACGAGGCAAACCCCATCCAGTGGGTCCATTTGCATGTGcgtgggaggaaaaaaaagtgttcgGTTAAATTCTGCAGTTCACCTTTTAATGACTGGAGGGTGATGCACTGTAAGAGAAGACACTCACCTGGGGCTCGACCAGCCATTTATTAGGTCTTTTGCTGGATTTAGGGTTGTAGATGTAAGCCGAGTATACGGGAATACGCCTCTTCCTGTCATACAGGGTGGCATAGTAATACTGGTTCATGTAACGCTGGCAGATCTGGGCTGGCTTGTCCGGATCCAGGGCTTTATCTGGGGGAGTGTTCTGGAAGAAGAACTGAGGGCATGAACTTTCGAAGGATGTCACCACCTCACTGTGTCCCAGCCAGAGGCAGCTCACCAAGacctgcagcagcaacagcatcGTGGGGAGGATTTCAAATGGAGGCCTCTTGCTCACCTGGAGGGCAAATGCAGAGAGATACTCAACTTGGAGAAAGCTTATCGTGTCCTGGAGTAATTTTTGTGCTTGTGGGACACAGCTTTCAGAGGAGGGGACTATGAGAGACAAAGGATGGAACAACTTCTGTCCTCCTGGATATGGAAAAATTAACAGAGGAATAAGGGTGAAATCTAAAATAGGTGCCcagaggaggcagcagtggGAGAATTTTGCCCATCTGAGGAGGGATACATACCCACCCCACACCTAATCAGCTCACACAGTGAAGTTTTCTTGGAACTGAGGCATGGTGCTGAGACAAGGCCACCTTTTCCAGCCCACCTGTGCTGGCCAAGGGCTCAGCTTTTGCATTGGCACCGGTGAAAAAAGCCTGAAGCAACCCAGGGGCTGGGAGCCCCTATTTCAGAATACTATCTTGCACCCTTCTGCTCTGAGGACCTTCCCACAGCAGAGGATTTGCAGCTGGGCGCATACTCTGCTCAGCCACCTACAACGCTGAGCTGAGCTTTAGTCTTGTGGGGGATTTGGAAGTGAAAGAAGAGTGATGCTGTGCTTCCTACATGTCTCTAGCCCCATCTAAGTTCACACAGACATACAGCTCTTCTATAACTCCTCTGTGCTCACAGCAGGATTAATCTCCCCTAAAGCTAGGTCAGACTTTTAACCCAAAGCGGTCCAGCTTAAGGTCCTGTCTCTCAGAGAGCTGACATCGGGAAATGTGTGTCCTGCCACTCGGCTTGCATTTTTGGGGTGTCAAACCCCAGACAATGAACTTACAGAAAGAGAGGAGGCCAAGCAGATGGTAGCAGCAAGCATGAGGGATGATGTCTCTATATCACTGGCACCCTCGCTGCTGCTGTAGCAATGCAAATATAGAGGGGCAGCTCTTCCTACGGTTGCTCAGGATTCCTGCCTATCCACATCTTTAGCTTTGCTGATAGCTTTTTCCTGCACATTAAAAGGCACAGGTGCAGGAATTTCTATTTCTTGAATGGAAACAGGTcctattttgtctttctcaagTGTTGACATGATTTTCAGCTGTTAGCAAGATCTTTCTTTTtggagaaaacagcagaaaaattccCTGTGATGCTGGCAGCGATGCAGGGTGCTTTAGCTTCTTTCAGGTGCACCACAGACTTTGGGGTAGCAGtgatatttccattttcattgcTAGACATTCAATGGTGtggttttaaaacaacattttaaataaggCAGGCAGGACAAGCACCTGGAAGGATTAATGGGAGAGAAAGCTTAATGGTCTCTAAAACACCAAACCCATGTTTGTCTGGGGAAATGTCTGAGCCAAGGACTGCTGAAGGCTTGGAAAATCAACTTGCACGTTCGCCCTTTTCCCTGACACTCATGTATTAATTCCCATTGGATTTAGGATGTGGAGCTAGATACCCTTGCTCTGACCCAAGACATCTGGTCCGTTATCTCTTTACTAGTGCTGGGTTGGGAACGTGGTGACCAGTAAGCTGAAAACTAAGAGTGAACCACAAGAAGTGACTTACTACAGTACTGTCCAGGGCATGACAGTATCTTTCCCCTCTCAGGCAGAAAAGTTACTGAAAAGTCCTTCTTTTGCACCACCCCCTCCACAAAGCTTAAAATATACCTAATCAACTTAATTTCAGATATATAGAAACTAACCTACCATGTGAAAGAATggaacataaatatttttattcacaggGCTCTCCTCGGAGCCCCAAAGTGGTAGAGGACTTTCAAATGCCTCTGCTACAGTCTGAAACTGGCTGTGATCTTAGGGCAGTCTATATATGATCTCCAGGAAGGCAGGGTTGTTAGATTTCTCAAACAGGGTTTAGAGCAAGTTTGTCCAGGGGTGGACCCAGGACCTGTTTTTCCAGAGGTCTTTTGCAAGGTCATGAGTGGAGTTATGGTACTCAGCAAGCTCCCTCCCTGTTTATTGAACAGTTTGGTGTGAATTTTCCAGGTGACTTGGCAACTGAAACTTAACTATGCAAGGTGTTTCATGGCATTTCTGATAACCTTGAGTGAAGTCTTCCCTACAGCTGTGAGACAAACTCTGTTAGTGGGCAGAAATAAGACCCGGAATTTACCCTTTCCCAACGTTGCACATGAAAGAGGGTACAAGCCCAACTCCCATCTGCTTGGTGCATGCTGTAATCAACAGGCAGTAATTCAtaaggtttagattggatattaaaaaaatttcctcACTGACAGAGtgatcaggcattggaacaggctgcccagaggggtggtggagtcgccatccctggaggtgttaaaaaaatgtgtaaatgtggcacttcaggggagtttaggaggcctggggggtgctgggttgatggttggacttgatgatcctagaggactcttccaaccttaatgattctatggtgtTGCCAGATGAGGTGTAAAGGAGTACCTGGGTGCACTAGCCACCCTCAGATCAGGGGAGTCTGCACCCAGTATCTTCAGTGCATCTTGTACCACCTTTGTCAGActcctgtgctgcaggcaggggcatTCAGGTACAACCCAAGGCCTGGTGTTGGCTTTTAGCTAGCCATGACATTGCTGGAGCCTAGGGAACAACTCATCCTCAAAGAGATGTCCAAGACAGGCAGGAGAAATTGCAGTCATCAAgatgaataattaaaaagccCAAGACAGAATCTGTTTTCCTACAATTAGACATTAGACAAGGAGATACCATCAGGGATCTCCTTGTGCATCTGTTCCCAAGGCTTCCCGAGCTGATTGTTTCCCCAAAGCATCTGTCCTGgcttcagctgggacagaggtaaatttctttgtagtagccagtatggggctgtgttttggattttttgctggaaacagtggtgataatgcggagatgtcttagttgttgctaagtagcgcttacactggtcaaggacttttttacctccccatgctctgccaggtgcacaagaaattgggaggggacacgggccgggacagctgacccaaacggacccaagggatgtcccacacgATATGGCGTCAGGCTCAGCATataaaggtgggggaagaagcaggaatGGGGGACgttttggagtgatggcgtttgtcttcccaagtcaccgttacgtgtgatggagccctgctgtcctggggatggctgagcacccgcctgcccatgggaagcagtgaatgaattccttgttctgccttgcttccatgcgcagcttttgctttacctattaaactgtctttatctcaaaccatgagttgcctcagTTTtactcttcctattctctcccctgtcccaccaggggggagtgagcgagcggctgcgtggggctgggttgctgactggggctaaaccacaacagcatcCTTGGCCAGATTCAACATTTGGCTGGGGCAGCAGGTGAGCAGCAAGAACACTGCCACCACTTCAGAGTGTCCCACCAGGTTTTGGTGACTTTTCCAGATGGGTGACACATTGCCAGAGCTGCGCGGGGCTTCAGATCTGATGGGGCCTGGGAGATCAGCTTATGGGAGTGCCAGTTCATAGTGGGGTAGTTTATTGCCTTTGGGAATAGCATTCCTGCTTTGAGGTTTTCATCTGAGCATCAACAAaagtgtttgtttgtttgtttcctggaGCCCAccttattttactattttttcaaAAACTAGGGATTAGTTCATGTGGTGACAATTTCCAAGCTTCTTCCAGTCTCTTCTGCCTCTAAGTGCCTCTCTCATATTCTCCAGATCTTTACCTTTCTATGCTTGAGTTTCTTTCCCATGACATTCCTTCTGTCCTTGCTCTCCCTCATATAAAATGTTAAAGAGCTGCAAAATAGAGCTGCATAAACGCTCATTTTCTCCTTGGAGGGGGTTGCTACAGCTCAGCAACTGCAGCTTTGTCTGATGTATTTATTCTGAAGCCAAGGAAACACTGCAGTCAATGGTGAGAAAGGAGCAAGAGCTTACCTTGAAGCAGAGCCTCAGAACCAGGAGGAGTGTTGCTTCACTCTTCTCCCTAGAGAAACGTTAATCTGATCTCTCAGGAGTCAATATATGCCCAGTCATAAACCTTCTCCTTTTCATAAAGTGGGAAACTCACAGAAAAGAGGATTTCTGTTGTTATTCAGGGAAGATTTGTTCATGCCTGCCCAGAAATGGTGTAACAAttggtattttctgtttcctcagaATTTCTCCCAAGTTTGCTGACTTGCAGCACCACATGTCAGAAGCGGATAACTGTGGCTGTTAATATCCCTTTCAATTTCTTCATTCCCCATAAAGCACTACTGCTGTCACCACAGCACATACATCCATTTCTGTTCCCAGCAGACCATCTCTGGTGGCATTAGACCAACCAGTCTGTCTCTAAGTACACACAGATGTTCATAGTCTgctcttttccagcctctcagaATATAATTAATATGGTCAGGCTACATATTTTCCCTCGCTTGATTGTAAGGGTTTAGTAACAGCACTTATTAATGCCATCCTACAGATCCTGGGGGCACACCTCAGTCTCTGCTTGCTGCTTGCTCAGCCACCACTGAGCCCGTGTTCAAACAGGATCCCAATATGCCCAGAAAGGAGGCTTGGTGGAGACAGGGTTTCTCCCCCTAGGGGTGGATAAAAGGGTTTTGGGGGGTGCATACAGAGATCAAGGTTTGGTAGGCTGCACTCTCTCGACCTGGGCAGAGGGAACGAGAAGGGTTGGTTGGCTCCTATGGTCTCTCTAAAGACAGCTGGAGGAAAGATGCTGGCTTTCTACATTATTAGTGGGGTGGAAATGTGACTACAGATTGGTAGTGATTATGACCAAGAATCACCAGAAATGGGTATGACAAAAGTCAGGGACTCTAAGAAGGGTCCCTTGCCCTGAGCTGCACGTTGGAGCAGAGTTAAAGGGATCTGGcaatattttgcagaaattttcattaaaagcagcagggagcacGACTCTTTTACCTTGAATTGTTCATTTCTATACATACCCCTAGTCCCCAGGTCACATGCTGCATGTCTTACGCTGTGTATCTCTGCAACCCAAGGGTTCAGTTTCTCTGATCTAGCAAATGGTCCCTCCTGTAGCTCAGTCAAAGCATCAATGGGAACCAGTTCTTCACACTAGATTTCACTCCTTGAGCTCTGTCCTTGCCCTCCAGGTCTGATCCTGCTACATTTTGTCAGTGCAAGAGCTTGGCTGTTGGAAGCATTTCTCAAGGTATTGGAGCAatgggattctgggattctagAATAGCAAGATGCTGAGCTTGATGTCCAGGCAATCCTTGTCGGTCCTCTGTTTTTAACACAGTAAAGTATCAGGGCATGGTTGGAGCGCTGCCGCTCACAGAAAGTCGTTGcatacagaaaaggaagaggacaAGCAGTCGACACCAGGTTTGCTCCTTCTTCAAAGGGGACTCAAGATATCCGCAGTGAAAGAGTAAGCAGCCAAAGCAGATACCAGCTTAGGTAATACAATCAATACCCAGCTGTGATaccaaaaatgcaatggaagcATCGTTCAAGATTTCAAAAGGCCTGATGGTGAAATCCCGTGCAGAGCAATTTGCAGCAAGCCAGCCTTGGATGGCAAAAATTTTTTCCATGTAACTGGCATCAACATTAGCCTGGGTTAACTCTTACAGTGGACCAGTGAAACCGTTTAAAATCCCTATGTGGGCACTCTTCTTTTGGAAGTGGAAGAAAATTAGTCTAGTTTAGTTGTGAATAAATAAGCAGTAGGAATGAAAGCAAACTCTTTCACCTGTCCACAGTTTTAATTAATCTGGGCAAACCTTCCTGAGTGTATCCAAAAAATCTACTGTGTCTAAAATATAAGTAACAGTCCAGGAATACTGTAACAGTGAGTTGGTTGCTATAACCAGAAATAACCAGAAGAAGAAGCCATGAACCTCCCATCCTGCTCCTGAGGTCTATGAGGTCATGCTTTTGcatttcactgatttttataaAGATTGTGCTGTAATGCTTAATAACTGGCACTATTTTGCCTTTCATGTCAGTGTAGGCAGTACCTACATGTTGTCCAGAGCTGTGCACTTTCTGGATGGAGAGGTGATGTGAAGATGTTGATTGAGGTCTCCTGTAGGCCAGTTCCCATGAGGAACTGTAAGACAAACCTCCATTTCTTCAACTTGAGGAGGTCAGAGATGGAAAAATCCTATTGGATCCGCCAGTCTTCTCCCAGCTGGGAGCCAAGAGATTGATAGATGAAgcacttgcaaatatttttccatgtcatggttggaaagaaacaggactTACAGCACTTTTCTAGGGAAAGTGTATTGAAGTCCAGATCTGGCTTCTCCACAAGGATATACTCCTGATACCTACATCAGTTGTCTTTCTATCAGGTGCTAAAGGCAGCAGGCCAGCCTCCTGCGCAAAGCAGGGCAAGCTATGAGGTAGCTATCCAAATGCAGGGAAATGCAACTACCTCTTCGAACTGCAGTGcaagaaaaaagcagattttgaaCCAGTAGTGTCAGAGGAGGGCACTATTTCTACTGCACAAAAAGAGGTGCCACCAAAGCCTTCTCTTGAGTCTTTGGTCCCCACGGAAGAAGCAAATGAATAGCCAAGGATGCTAAGTAGATTGAGCAGTGCAGGTCTTAAAGAAGGAGTAAATAACAAACCGGCATGAGAAAACAAACTGTAAGGATGCGAAACATCACATGGATGCGTGACTCAGGGAGATGTATGCTGTTCTGGACTGTTGTCTTAGAGGGCAGCGAAGATCCTGGTGTCCCATGGCCACAGGCAGGACCTGAAGACACCCAGATGCTGGCCATGCCACCCTCATTGACCTCCGTGTCACCTCTGGTTTTGGGAGGTACTCTGCCGGTGTAAGCGAGGACAGAGAGGGAGTGCAGACACCTCAAGGCCAGCCCGCTCTCTTGCAACAACCAGGATGCTGGGACACACACGTCTCACCTTACCGCTATGCCAAGTACATTCACCCTTGCCAGGTGTTCGAATGAGTGTGAGCTTCAAGTGATGGTTAAAAAACTGTCCCAGATCAGACCAAGGATTTGAAGTGCCcagagaaggaagcagctgcTTCTATTATGCCTTTCTAGCATCCCACAAGTGGTCTCAAAGCAGCTCTGCCGTGCATCTCTCCGTTAAGGAACATGGTCCGTCTCCCATGCAAACAACACAACCCTTGTCCAGGACTATGTAAAAAGTATCACATTTAAGGagaaaatgggggg
The Phalacrocorax aristotelis chromosome 1, bGulAri2.1, whole genome shotgun sequence DNA segment above includes these coding regions:
- the LOC142051920 gene encoding endonuclease domain-containing 1 protein-like is translated as MLLLLQVLVSCLWLGHSEVVTSFESSCPQFFFQNTPPDKALDPDKPAQICQRYMNQYYYATLYDRKRRIPVYSAYIYNPKSSKRPNKWLVEPQLIGLEYPKDMKNERTLLEEFNVTLEQLRESQAILQDYKNLMGLSRGHLNPSSHQPNFSSRTATFTLTNIVPQDEKLNEGAWKIYEQKTMMSMTRGCNTTYVVVGAVPGNNYIANGRVNKPSYIWSAACCKVDTIHTESWKSWAVIAENDRNAVQSLTLGELETRLAQLYNKNQVFLFHRSCPRS